The nucleotide sequence TTCGCCATGCGGACCAAACAGCGAATGTCGCGTAGAACATCATCGCTCAGTATGTTCTTGCCAGAACAACTACTTTGGTTCGCCTCCGACGACGATGTGCAAGCCCGAATGCAATTCAGACTCTGAATGCCCGCAGAACAAATCCTGCCGAGAGTTAAAATGTCAGAATGTATGTGTAGGAAAATGTATTTATAATGCACAGTGTCAAATGATTAATCACGAGCCGATATGCAGTTGTTTACCTGGATTTACAGGAAATCCATTCGAGTACTGCACAAAAGAAGAAGGTGAGCAGTGCACATCTTTTTTAGTAATGCTTATCTTAATTTTCAACCCAATTTCTGGCTCCATCTTTTCAATGCCGAAAAGTAATcccttggttttgaaattatgtattttgtggTTGACTTGAAGTTTTCAAGACTTTGATCAAGACGAgctcattttatcaactttttggcGCGCTAtacttatgtaggtagaggtacatacttcgaaattcaacttcaaaaagaTGAACTTTTAAGGTGAATGGATTCgatgttttgcattttttttttcctagcacataaaaaaatttcatagaagaaaactgaaaattatgtaaaatttttttagattcctagtttgaaaatggtttcatAAAAACTTCAATAATTTATGGACTTCTCATATTTTTGTGCTTGTAACGTTAACATGGACTTTATGAGAAAACCATGCATCTCGAGAACAAGAAATACTCAgaacaaaaattgtacttacCTAGAGCATACGATTTACTCTTGTCAAAATAAactattacttacctactttttttaaataggaTGAATGGTTCAAAAGATATATGTATTTGATGAGAAACGTAAAACTCCttgaatatttatattttataaaccCCCACACTAAAAATCGCATtttatagtacctacatatgcgCACTACTGttgcatttttcgatcattttacgagaaagaggttttttttcagcagaatCCAATAAATTCCCAGctgttttttttatgggaagaCGGGAGGATTCTtccacaagaaaaaaatgttcataacaATGGCAaactattttcatgattttttatttggaGTAGGCCTATTCACACATTTAACAAAAAGATCTGAtcttggtacatattttgatctttttttcaaatgatttcatCGTCTCAAAAATCACATCTGCTATCATTGGAATAGACGATTCTATCAAGAAGCTACTGGTCCCCGTGTCCATAATAATGTTATTAttcttaataataataattggcactgtttttttctgcaaatacaAGAGGTATGTAATcgcattgacattttttttcattaagcgTTACCACTATACTTTGAAACACTAATGCGTAAAATTTGCAGGCAAATGGAAAAAAGAACGCGAGAAATGGCGAACATGACACAACTGGTGAAAAAGATCGTTGTTCAAAAACAAATTGACATCGATGAAGATTTAAAGGATATTATGGTACACTGcatttttataaatatgtacctatacacaTAGGTACTCATGAATACTGAGTGCAGGAAGGTATAAGCACATAAAATTACAtgattttaaagcattttttcatgatgaataCATAGAACATGCCGGTCGTTTCGATTCAACGTTTAATGAGTGGTGAAGTTAGAAGTGGGATGGTATCGGATGGAGAATATGAAATGTCATTAGATGAACGTTGGGAATATCCTCGAAAGAACTTGCGCACAATAAAAACTTTGGGGGAAGGAGAATTTGGACAGGTTGTTCAAGCCGAAGCGAGCAATATTTCAGGACAGGGAAACGGAACTACAATTGTAGCAGTGAAAATGCTCAAAGGTTAGTCCCCATCAAAGTGAAATCAACAACTCGCGAGATAATTACTCGATAAATGGTAAACTCAAACAGTAAATGCGTTTACTCTAAAAtgatatgttttcattttcagacaaTCATACTGACTCAGACATGATAGATTTAGTATCTGAAATGGAGGTACTAAAAGTTCTAGGAAACCACCCAAACATCCTACAGCTGCTTGGCTGCTGCAGCCAAGGGGGACCCCTGCTTTTAATTACAGAGTACGCTGATAACGGAAACTTGAAACAGTTTCTTCAAAGACACCATCAATCCACCGAATTGTCAGAAATTAATCTTTTAGCTTATGCTCAACAAATTGCAAATGGGATGGCTCACCTAGCTTCTATGAAGGTATCTAATAACTTTGTAATtaacaagaaatgaaaatttttttactcgtaattttcaaaagcaaataGGCTAATCCCTGTTTTTTACTTCACAGTGCATTCACAGAGATTTGGCTGCTCGAAACATTCTCGTAACAGCAGACTACATGATGAAAATAGCGGATTTTGGCCTAAccagaaatgtaaaaaattcggAGTACTACAAGAAAACAACAGAAGGCAGACTACCTGTAAAATGGATGGCACCTGAAACTTTATTTGACAACAAATACTCCATAAAATCTGACGTGTAAGATACCTAACTGATAAAATGatcttgtaaataaaatgataagcTTTAATGCTGGTATTTTACAGGTGGTCATATGGTGTACTATTATGGGAAATTATGACTCATGGGGACAATCCATACCCTTCTGTTAAAACCCTCCTTGGAATGCTTCGCGTTTTGAACGAGAATCGTCGACTGGAAAAGCCCCCAAACGCGTCTACAGATGTGTAAGCGCAACAACaaagatttttctaaaattgcgaAAGTGAAAATAAACTGCAGAAAATTACTTATATCGCCGCTGAGGAGTAATAAgcttacatctcaaaaaactaaaacatgaTAATATATGCATgcaaatgtcatttttttgaaaagtgttccatttttatttttttttcgttttggtaCAAGATCTAAGGAGCATACCCAATCAAAGGGtcatttttggttgcagggagTCATACAACCTTTTTTTGTCGAGATGTAACTTCATTACTCCAAGGGCACAATGTGAAGCAAGGGTAATTTCCTACAGGTACAATTTAATGTTGGATTGTTGGAAATATGAACCTGGGCAACGTCCAAATTTCTTGACTATTGTTGAACGCATAACAGAATTATTAACAAATGCTGAGGTATGATTAACACGTCAAGTTATGATGAGAAATCTTTGGTCAactattaattgaaaaatgtattgcttttgttttgttctgttttttttttttttttaattttgacattCAGGTAGTCAACGAGTCGTCTGATGAATCTGATTTACAAAGCACAATTTCTACAACAACCCCTACTGTATTGGACAAATTGATTACAAACTGCTCACATAAAGAGAACGAATATCTTTTAAGTTTATGAAGTCATTGTTAGAATAATACCCATGTACGCGTATGTAGATTAAATGTTAAGTTTTAGAATGGTATTAAAATTAAAGACATTTAGGCATTCTTTCATTATTCCTCGTACGAATTAATGTTGCATGGGAAATCGAAGGGGCTGAATGTTGAGAGAAGGAACTCAGATATAGGAtagtttgtttaaaaaaattatgaatcacATCTCTCAAGTGTTAACGAAGTTTTCCAAGAAAGAAGAAGGGGAGAGGTACTAATCTGTAGCATGAAACTCAACCCAACTGACTAGTGTTGGTATTTAAAACCAGGGatagatgttttttttgtttcgtataGAAccgcgaaaaaattcaaaggccGGAAGTCGCACTGGAACAAAAATAGTCCCCATGATATTCCTGAAGggaagatatgggtcctcaagatttttttctttcttatatTCATCAgctataagtacctattttccAATCTGAAAAAACGTACCCATTACACCTGAGTAGCCAATAACACCCGTTGAAGCCACCCGGAGGGAGTGTCAGGgttctttgaaatgaaaatgacaaaatccaatttttataacaaaaaatttgatgatggtgcatttttataattagtacacaaaacttaaaaattgacaaatcggGATCAAATTCAGGTCGATGTTGTACAGATAaacaatttatggtgaaaataaCGGCTTTTTAACAGACTGGTAATAATATTTCCGGAAGGGGCACGCgatgtcaaaaatttgaatggaAAGTTTTGAAATCAAACTTTTGGGCCACAATCGACTCAATTTTGAaccaatgagaaaaaaagtaatgaatttgagaaaattgcagaATCCAGAAAATGaggattgttcaaaattgataacattttcaTAACGAATGAAATATGAACCATAAGAAGCGATGAGGgatcaagattttaaaatttgagcaagtagttgattttattttagaattgaatttttcaacaggaAACAACAAAGAAAAACTCAAATGtcacttattttcaaatttcaacctgAGTGCATCTCAAGATTTTGCGATTCTGGATCAAATTTATCCAATGGTTCTCAAAATGAAaggttaaaaataattttagggatagaatttttatcatttgcAATTTGTTTGATTATTGTCATAAGCAGGCAGATAATGATCTTCATAAAATGATGCTAGGCCACAAAATTCCACAAACCAGTATGCACCTAAATaggtaaaattatcaattttatttcatttatacCTAACATAATACGAAAAAAGGGGGATTAAACCTAAATCATCAAGCAAATGATTCGCGGGAAAGCAATTTTCAATCAGTAGAACCAATTAACGAATGAGCTCTTGAAAATATTGGGTATGGCACATGGCATCAAAATTCCACAagccaaaatgatttttaaaattgaaaaaataaaacaaaatcagaaaactgCACGTGTATTTGTCCTATTAAGACACGAGTATTTTACTGGAGCATTCAATTCTGCGAGCCAGTCTTAAAGCACACTCTTGATgttcccaaaaatttgaatcgttGCTCGGTTTGTCTAGGGACTAATTATTAGTTCTTTCCTGTTTCTGCTTGAAATTATACACTCATAAAACGTCAACGTTCGTCTGCTCAACTCAgcggaaaaaattatttcacgtgAAACGAGattacaaaaaaacattcaatgcCATTTAAACGATGTCaatgttttgataaatttatttcgATCGAAGCggtagctttgaaaaaaaagaagtcgaaAATGCTCACGTCACAGTGGTTTccatttttatgacattttcacgattttgaTCCCATTTCACTCACCAATTATCCTCATACCTTCATGAtcctatcaaaaattcaaatatttgcgGAAAATAATCGTAGGTATTCAACATAAAGatgcatttttcaacttgaacccAAAATGAATAGTTTTTGTGTTGTGAAAAGTTTTACTGAAAAG is from Planococcus citri chromosome 1, ihPlaCitr1.1, whole genome shotgun sequence and encodes:
- the LOC135833325 gene encoding fibroblast growth factor receptor 2-like; amino-acid sequence: MCKPECNSDSECPQNKSCRELKCQNVCVGKCIYNAQCQMINHEPICSCLPGFTGNPFEYCTKEEDDSIKKLLVPVSIIMLLFLIIIIGTVFFCKYKRQMEKRTREMANMTQLVKKIVVQKQIDIDEDLKDIMNMPVVSIQRLMSGEVRSGMVSDGEYEMSLDERWEYPRKNLRTIKTLGEGEFGQVVQAEASNISGQGNGTTIVAVKMLKDNHTDSDMIDLVSEMEVLKVLGNHPNILQLLGCCSQGGPLLLITEYADNGNLKQFLQRHHQSTELSEINLLAYAQQIANGMAHLASMKCIHRDLAARNILVTADYMMKIADFGLTRNVKNSEYYKKTTEGRLPVKWMAPETLFDNKYSIKSDVWSYGVLLWEIMTHGDNPYPSVKTLLGMLRVLNENRRLEKPPNASTDVYNLMLDCWKYEPGQRPNFLTIVERITELLTNAEVVNESSDESDLQSTISTTTPTVLDKLITNCSHKENEYLLSL